A single window of Pyrus communis chromosome 10, drPyrComm1.1, whole genome shotgun sequence DNA harbors:
- the LOC137748824 gene encoding uncharacterized protein has protein sequence MGRKVGTVYINPKKFGTFHKPCMKEMIAFLNCLAANQLCDDKCVKQKELLGTCMEAQSNKNRKSMGSINYHLQRLSRGRK, from the exons ATGGGTCGGAAAGTTGGTACCGTATACATaaatccaaaaaaatttggaacttTTCACAAACCTTGCATGAAGGAAATGATAGCATTTCTCAACTGCCTGGCTGCTAACCAGCTCTGTGATGATAAGTGTGTCAAGCAGAAGGAACTTTTGGGTACTTGTATGGAGGCTCAG agcaacaaaaacagaaaatcaaTGGGAAGCATCAATTACCACTTGCAGAGGCTGAGCAGGGGAAGGAAGTAG
- the LOC137748145 gene encoding heme A synthase COX15 isoform X2, protein MLGLLSILAQGIQNKEGLKLLVNGGPHAQKMVGIWLFGSAAWVFSMVILGGITRLTRSGLSMTDWKFTGGLPPLSDEDWLLEFEKYKQSPEYKRVNRGMSIDDFKFIYWMEYAHRMWGRALGIMFALPFSYFLRKGYITLQLGARLSTLFALGAGQGLIGWWMVKSGLEEPPSEYAQPRVSPYRLAAHLTSAFAIYCGLLWTGLSVVMPEPPAESLAWVRGAARVKRLALPVSLLVGVTAVSGAFVAGNDAGHAYNTFPKMGDTWIPEDVFEMKPLIRNFFENTSTVQLDHRILATATLFSIGALWWSTRKFDIHPAVRSLIGSAVGMAGLQVTLGISTLLSYVPVELGTAHQAGALTLLTLMILLNHTLRRPSASLLKSLPQVAKTI, encoded by the exons ATGCTTGGATTGCTTTCGATCCTTGCCCAAG GCATTCAAAATAAGGAGGGATTGAAGCTTCTTGTAAATGGAGGACCTCATGCTCAGAAAATGGTTGGCATTTGGCTTTTTGGCTCTGCTGCATGGGTTTTTAGTATGGTGATACTTGGTGGTATTACACGACTTACACGATCTGGTCTTTCAATGACTGATTGGAAATTTACTGGGGGTCTCCCGCCTCTCTCAGATGAGGATTGGCTGCTTGAGTTTGAGAAGTACAAGCAGTCCCCTGAGTATAAACG TGTAAATCGAGGGATGAGTATTGACGATTTCAAATTTATCTATTGGATGGAATATGCACATCGTATGTGGGGAAGGGCACTGGGTATTATGTTTGCCTTGccattctcatattttcttcgTAAGGGGTATATTACCTTACAGCTTGGAGCGAGACTCTCGACTCTTTTTGCCCTTGGTGCTGGGCAGGGTTTAATTGGCTGGTGGATGGTTAAAAGTGGTTTAGAG GAGCCACCATCTGAGTATGCTCAGCCAAGAGTAAGCCCTTACCGTCTTGCAGCTCATCTTACTTCAGCCTTTGCTATATATTGTGGCCTTTTATGGACTGGTCTTTCTGTTGTCATGCCCGAACCACCTGCTGAATCTCTAGCTTGGGTACGTGGGGCAGCAAGGGTGAAGCGACTTGCTCTCCCTGTAAGCTTACTTGTTGGAGTAACTGCTGTCTCAGGAGCATTTGTTGCCGGGAATGATGCT GGGCATGCCTATAATACTTTTCCAAAGATGGGGGATACATGGATCCCAGAGGATGTGTTTGAAATGAAGCCACTCATCCGAAACTTCTTCGAGAATACATCTACTGTGCAG CTTGACCATCGCATCCTTGCAACTGCAACTTTGTTCTCAATCGGTGCTTTGTGGTGGTCAACAAGGAAGTTTGACATCCATCCTGCAGTTCGATCTTTGATTGGAAGTGCTGTTGGCATGGCTGGCCTTCAG GTCACTCTGGGGATATCTACACTGCTGTCCTATGTCCCTGTGGAGCTTGGCACAGCGCATCAGGCCGGGGCTTTGACTCTCTTGACACTAATGATCCTTCTCAATCACACCTTGCGTAGGCCATCGGCATCCCTTCTCAAATCACTACCGCAAGTTGCAAAGACAATCTAG
- the LOC137748145 gene encoding heme A synthase COX15 isoform X1 codes for MFRSRVVGLFLKNNGKALYNIRGTMSSMVLNKESFRLLSTGVTRKCLDCFRSLPKGNYVPSIRNMSTVASVGIQNKEGLKLLVNGGPHAQKMVGIWLFGSAAWVFSMVILGGITRLTRSGLSMTDWKFTGGLPPLSDEDWLLEFEKYKQSPEYKRVNRGMSIDDFKFIYWMEYAHRMWGRALGIMFALPFSYFLRKGYITLQLGARLSTLFALGAGQGLIGWWMVKSGLEEPPSEYAQPRVSPYRLAAHLTSAFAIYCGLLWTGLSVVMPEPPAESLAWVRGAARVKRLALPVSLLVGVTAVSGAFVAGNDAGHAYNTFPKMGDTWIPEDVFEMKPLIRNFFENTSTVQLDHRILATATLFSIGALWWSTRKFDIHPAVRSLIGSAVGMAGLQVTLGISTLLSYVPVELGTAHQAGALTLLTLMILLNHTLRRPSASLLKSLPQVAKTI; via the exons atgTTTCGGAGTCGAGTGGTAGGGTTGTTTTTGAAGAACAATGGCAAGGCTCTGTACAATATCAGAGGAACGATGTCGTCTATGGTTCTGAACAAGGAGTCCTTCAGATTACTCTCAACGGGAGTCACAAGGAAATGCTTGGATTGCTTTCGATCCTTGCCCAAG ggTAACTATGTACCATCTATAAGGAATATGTCCACTGTGGCTTCTGTAGGCATTCAAAATAAGGAGGGATTGAAGCTTCTTGTAAATGGAGGACCTCATGCTCAGAAAATGGTTGGCATTTGGCTTTTTGGCTCTGCTGCATGGGTTTTTAGTATGGTGATACTTGGTGGTATTACACGACTTACACGATCTGGTCTTTCAATGACTGATTGGAAATTTACTGGGGGTCTCCCGCCTCTCTCAGATGAGGATTGGCTGCTTGAGTTTGAGAAGTACAAGCAGTCCCCTGAGTATAAACG TGTAAATCGAGGGATGAGTATTGACGATTTCAAATTTATCTATTGGATGGAATATGCACATCGTATGTGGGGAAGGGCACTGGGTATTATGTTTGCCTTGccattctcatattttcttcgTAAGGGGTATATTACCTTACAGCTTGGAGCGAGACTCTCGACTCTTTTTGCCCTTGGTGCTGGGCAGGGTTTAATTGGCTGGTGGATGGTTAAAAGTGGTTTAGAG GAGCCACCATCTGAGTATGCTCAGCCAAGAGTAAGCCCTTACCGTCTTGCAGCTCATCTTACTTCAGCCTTTGCTATATATTGTGGCCTTTTATGGACTGGTCTTTCTGTTGTCATGCCCGAACCACCTGCTGAATCTCTAGCTTGGGTACGTGGGGCAGCAAGGGTGAAGCGACTTGCTCTCCCTGTAAGCTTACTTGTTGGAGTAACTGCTGTCTCAGGAGCATTTGTTGCCGGGAATGATGCT GGGCATGCCTATAATACTTTTCCAAAGATGGGGGATACATGGATCCCAGAGGATGTGTTTGAAATGAAGCCACTCATCCGAAACTTCTTCGAGAATACATCTACTGTGCAG CTTGACCATCGCATCCTTGCAACTGCAACTTTGTTCTCAATCGGTGCTTTGTGGTGGTCAACAAGGAAGTTTGACATCCATCCTGCAGTTCGATCTTTGATTGGAAGTGCTGTTGGCATGGCTGGCCTTCAG GTCACTCTGGGGATATCTACACTGCTGTCCTATGTCCCTGTGGAGCTTGGCACAGCGCATCAGGCCGGGGCTTTGACTCTCTTGACACTAATGATCCTTCTCAATCACACCTTGCGTAGGCCATCGGCATCCCTTCTCAAATCACTACCGCAAGTTGCAAAGACAATCTAG